Proteins from a single region of Rhodospirillales bacterium:
- the hemC gene encoding hydroxymethylbilane synthase, which translates to MSNSNRTIKIGTRGSPLAMAQTRTVCMKLAEAHPGLETEIVVIQTSGDWKPSDGEMRLSAADGGKGLFAKEIEQALLEGRIDAAVHSMKDMDSTLPEGLVVEHMLEREDPRDALLFSHKIKELADYSQLKNEGLAVLPQAAVVGSASVRRGAFLLSARPDLKIVPFRGNVQTRINKLRGPESGGVIDCTLLAMAGLNRLGLASEVDIILEPEEMLSAAAQGAVGIEVRASDNDILSIFSHISDYNTVVCVKSEREVLRILDGSCHTPIGVYGVLDDGELWLRVRVVSLDGAQRFDDEIRGAVQTVEEGQSLGRVLGERLKRRVPPEIFNQEIVDDG; encoded by the coding sequence ATGAGCAACTCAAACAGAACAATAAAGATTGGGACGCGGGGCTCGCCATTGGCGATGGCGCAGACACGTACAGTATGTATGAAGCTGGCTGAGGCGCATCCGGGTTTAGAAACCGAGATTGTCGTCATTCAAACCTCGGGCGATTGGAAGCCCTCGGATGGTGAGATGCGGTTGTCTGCTGCTGATGGTGGTAAGGGACTGTTTGCCAAAGAGATCGAGCAGGCGTTGCTGGAAGGCCGGATTGATGCGGCGGTGCATTCGATGAAAGATATGGATTCAACTCTGCCTGAGGGGCTGGTGGTGGAACATATGCTGGAGCGAGAAGATCCGCGCGATGCCTTGTTATTTTCACATAAAATAAAAGAGTTAGCTGATTATAGCCAATTAAAAAATGAAGGTTTGGCGGTGTTACCGCAGGCTGCCGTCGTGGGCAGTGCGAGCGTGCGGCGCGGGGCGTTTTTGCTTTCGGCGCGGCCTGATTTGAAGATCGTGCCGTTTCGCGGCAATGTACAGACGCGGATTAATAAATTGCGTGGGCCAGAAAGTGGTGGGGTGATTGATTGTACGCTTTTGGCGATGGCGGGATTAAATCGCCTTGGGTTGGCTAGTGAGGTGGATATTATTCTGGAGCCAGAGGAGATGTTGTCGGCGGCGGCGCAGGGTGCTGTCGGGATTGAGGTGCGGGCGTCCGATAATGATATTTTATCCATTTTTAGCCATATTTCTGATTATAATACAGTGGTTTGCGTAAAATCAGAGCGGGAGGTTTTGCGGATTCTGGACGGGTCTTGTCATACGCCGATCGGGGTGTATGGGGTGCTGGATGATGGTGAATTGTGGTTACGGGTCCGTGTGGTCTCATTGGACGGGGCGCAGCGTTTCGACGATGAAATTCGCGGAGCTGTGCAGACGGTTGAAGAGGGGCAATCGCTCGGGCGTGTGCTTGGTGAGCGTCTAAAACGCCGTGTGCCGCCAGAGATTTTTAATCAAGAGATTGTCGACGATGGCTGA
- a CDS encoding uroporphyrinogen-III synthase produces the protein MAEKILQVSSQQANGQRSVILVTRPKTQAGLFADDLAGRGYEAFVEPMSIIEPLDFHVPDLGYYQGLIFTSANALEIYAQAHKDRSLPVYVVGRQTQEMAYEHGFKKVYSARGNAANLADYIKGHVPDMKCPLLHVRSTHVAYPLKEALQNTGYNVGQLIVYDAPMVEAFSDEGCAFLENGRVQAVTFFSRRTAENFLKLIEGAGLTEVLAGIKALCLSKSVLQCVRPELWQGAYVADKPERQGMMDLVARYCVKGPEKLQTDKDDVERQGMSKSENRPIENAAEVIERFGGIRPMAKKIDVAVTTIQGWKKRDVIPAARRQVILEAAVAHDVDLSDILPDAPPANENNKGEPAERKAARDDAIVLEQKLVSDLQAESSDGEAEEGKLTMTTERRSVLAASAAMQGNMAQKEKHVLSRHSWLIIVIILGVTIGVAALLWPQKIDNNGRPDRLSALEARMQETEGEMAAVKDRQSFFGTLIPDNLDEQLASLQDQAGRAKQQLGQAVEKVQEVSADVLAENAGTLSERAEKLENHLQEMTGSPVLAGMLEKLQEMQTDTEGKNQLDQAMEELSGIIGGLEGQLGAGSGLFESTLDSARGQSEALGQTFENVPATDLKAAAMLLAMTQFRSSLNRDNAAFGNDFNVLMGLVGEEDTELRSALERLAPHAQSGVLTPSGLSNEFRSLAGEAVVASLQGEDVSLGERAKARINQVLQVEKDGELISGTETQAKLAAADQLLQEGNLEEAIATVETLDGPAGLYMAEWLDKANVTLMTEKLKGMLTQSVNTHAYGKALGITAGGVIPGSSKLIRNEETGINILRRNTLPKASDISNPFE, from the coding sequence ATGGCTGAGAAAATTCTTCAGGTGAGCAGCCAACAGGCGAACGGCCAACGTTCGGTGATTTTGGTAACCCGGCCCAAAACACAGGCCGGGCTTTTTGCCGATGATTTGGCAGGGAGAGGGTATGAGGCTTTTGTTGAGCCGATGAGCATCATCGAGCCGCTCGACTTTCATGTGCCGGATTTGGGTTATTATCAGGGGCTGATTTTTACCAGCGCGAATGCTCTAGAAATATATGCGCAGGCCCATAAAGACCGCAGCCTTCCGGTTTATGTTGTTGGGCGGCAGACACAGGAAATGGCCTATGAGCATGGGTTTAAGAAAGTTTACAGCGCTCGGGGCAATGCTGCCAATCTGGCGGATTATATCAAAGGGCATGTGCCGGATATGAAGTGTCCGCTTTTGCATGTGCGTTCCACGCATGTCGCCTATCCGTTAAAAGAGGCACTGCAGAATACGGGATATAATGTCGGTCAGTTGATTGTTTATGATGCGCCGATGGTTGAAGCGTTTAGCGATGAAGGGTGTGCGTTTTTAGAAAATGGCCGTGTTCAGGCGGTGACATTTTTTTCCAGGCGTACGGCTGAAAATTTTCTTAAACTTATAGAGGGCGCGGGTTTAACCGAAGTTCTCGCCGGTATAAAAGCCTTGTGCCTGAGCAAATCCGTGTTACAGTGCGTACGCCCTGAATTGTGGCAAGGTGCTTATGTTGCAGATAAGCCTGAACGTCAGGGCATGATGGATCTGGTTGCGCGGTATTGCGTGAAAGGGCCAGAAAAATTGCAGACTGATAAGGATGATGTGGAGAGACAAGGTATGAGCAAATCCGAAAATAGACCGATTGAGAATGCGGCGGAAGTGATTGAGCGTTTTGGCGGCATTCGCCCTATGGCCAAGAAGATTGATGTGGCTGTGACTACAATTCAGGGGTGGAAAAAGCGGGATGTTATTCCGGCGGCTCGCAGGCAGGTTATTTTAGAGGCGGCGGTGGCTCATGATGTTGATTTGAGCGACATTCTTCCTGATGCGCCGCCAGCGAATGAGAATAATAAGGGAGAACCTGCTGAGCGTAAAGCTGCGAGAGACGATGCAATCGTTTTGGAGCAGAAGCTTGTTTCTGATTTACAGGCAGAGTCTTCAGATGGAGAGGCAGAGGAAGGTAAGTTGACGATGACTACAGAGCGGCGTTCTGTTTTGGCGGCGTCTGCAGCGATGCAAGGCAATATGGCTCAGAAAGAAAAGCATGTTTTGTCACGTCATAGCTGGTTGATTATTGTTATCATTTTGGGGGTAACTATTGGAGTGGCTGCACTTCTTTGGCCGCAGAAAATTGATAATAACGGCAGGCCGGATCGTTTAAGCGCTTTGGAGGCGCGGATGCAGGAAACTGAAGGTGAAATGGCGGCGGTTAAAGATCGACAATCGTTTTTTGGTACGTTGATTCCGGACAATCTTGATGAACAGCTTGCTTCTTTGCAGGATCAGGCCGGGCGGGCCAAACAGCAGTTGGGGCAAGCGGTGGAAAAGGTGCAGGAAGTTTCCGCCGATGTTTTGGCTGAAAATGCTGGCACTTTGAGTGAACGTGCGGAAAAGTTGGAAAATCATTTGCAGGAGATGACAGGATCGCCGGTATTGGCTGGTATGCTGGAAAAGCTGCAAGAGATGCAAACTGATACGGAGGGGAAAAACCAGCTTGATCAAGCGATGGAGGAGTTGAGTGGCATTATAGGGGGGCTGGAAGGGCAGCTTGGCGCTGGATCCGGTTTGTTTGAAAGTACGCTCGATTCTGCGCGTGGACAAAGTGAGGCACTGGGCCAGACGTTTGAAAATGTGCCAGCTACTGATCTGAAGGCGGCGGCAATGCTTTTGGCTATGACGCAGTTCCGTTCGTCCTTGAATCGGGATAATGCGGCCTTTGGCAATGATTTTAATGTGCTGATGGGGTTGGTTGGTGAAGAGGATACGGAGCTTCGCTCAGCGCTTGAGAGGCTTGCGCCGCATGCGCAAAGCGGAGTTCTTACACCGTCTGGATTAAGTAATGAGTTTAGATCGTTGGCAGGTGAGGCTGTTGTGGCTTCGTTGCAGGGCGAGGATGTGTCTTTGGGAGAGCGTGCGAAGGCGCGGATAAATCAGGTTTTGCAGGTTGAAAAAGACGGCGAATTGATTTCCGGTACTGAAACGCAGGCTAAGCTTGCAGCGGCGGATCAGCTTCTCCAAGAGGGTAATCTGGAAGAAGCTATTGCAACGGTTGAAACGTTAGATGGGCCTGCGGGGCTGTATATGGCGGAATGGCTGGATAAAGCCAATGTGACGTTGATGACAGAAAAGCTCAAAGGGATGTTGACGCAAAGCGTGAATACACATGCCTATGGGAAAGCGCTCGGCATTACAGCCGGGGGCGTCATTCCGGGAAGTTCAAAGCTTATTCGCAATGAAGAGACTGGTATTAATATTTTAAGACGTAATACTTTGCCTAAAGCCTCGGATATTTCTAATCCGTTTGAGTGA
- a CDS encoding heme biosynthesis protein HemY has product MIKALWFAIKVGVLIALSVWIAERPGSVRIEWMEYTFTIQMGFFLLVALVFVLLTLFIYQVLKTFVGFPSSLRRYNEVKAREKGYRALTRGLTAVAAGDKKAAALYSKKASKLLEGDTGLPLLLEAQAARLDGREEDAAQSFVALLEDKDASFLGVRGLLQTALGSGDDEGALALAEKALDLHPHQGWILKIVYDLQIRQRLWTKAEKMLARVENAGVMAPEVVRSDRLALYLAQAEKDLADGYSSDALYLIKKAQKLSPDFAPATISLAEFHMREGHPRKAQNAVLKAWKTAPHEALALYWMTLKDDENVPDALARLRHLERLLKMCGESARVQLMAGQIAIEAGLWGEARAFLQEAEKLGATTSLYKAFAMLEERSSRNEVAIKEHLSRAAGAMADKVWVCRETGNIYERWSPVAQPHGSFNTIIWDIPHAHYGPARLLNDKAHMSEALIEAPDIDAA; this is encoded by the coding sequence ATGATCAAAGCGCTGTGGTTTGCCATTAAAGTCGGTGTTTTGATTGCGCTTAGTGTCTGGATTGCTGAGCGTCCGGGGAGTGTGCGCATCGAGTGGATGGAATATACTTTCACTATCCAAATGGGTTTCTTTTTATTGGTTGCGTTGGTTTTTGTGCTGCTGACGTTGTTTATCTATCAAGTGCTTAAAACTTTTGTCGGTTTTCCTTCCAGTTTGCGGCGTTACAACGAAGTTAAGGCACGGGAGAAAGGTTATCGTGCTTTAACGAGGGGGCTGACCGCTGTTGCTGCCGGGGATAAGAAGGCTGCGGCTTTGTATTCTAAGAAGGCATCGAAATTGCTAGAGGGGGATACGGGGTTGCCTTTATTATTAGAGGCGCAAGCCGCGCGTCTTGATGGTCGTGAAGAAGATGCGGCGCAGAGTTTTGTGGCTCTCTTGGAAGATAAGGATGCTTCGTTTTTGGGGGTGCGGGGATTGTTGCAAACAGCTCTGGGTAGCGGTGATGATGAGGGTGCTTTGGCACTGGCGGAAAAGGCGCTGGATTTGCATCCGCATCAAGGGTGGATTTTAAAGATCGTTTACGATTTGCAAATTCGTCAGCGGCTTTGGACAAAGGCAGAAAAGATGCTGGCCAGAGTTGAAAATGCTGGTGTTATGGCGCCGGAAGTGGTGCGAAGCGACCGGCTGGCGCTTTATCTGGCGCAGGCGGAAAAAGATCTGGCCGATGGTTATTCTTCCGATGCGTTGTATTTAATCAAAAAAGCTCAGAAATTATCGCCTGATTTTGCGCCTGCAACTATTTCTTTGGCCGAATTTCACATGCGTGAAGGGCATCCGCGCAAGGCTCAGAATGCGGTGCTAAAGGCTTGGAAAACGGCGCCGCATGAGGCGTTGGCTTTGTATTGGATGACATTAAAAGATGATGAAAATGTACCAGATGCGCTGGCGCGTTTACGCCATCTTGAAAGGCTTTTGAAGATGTGCGGCGAAAGTGCGCGGGTCCAGCTGATGGCCGGGCAGATTGCGATAGAGGCGGGGCTTTGGGGGGAAGCGCGGGCGTTTTTGCAGGAGGCTGAGAAGTTGGGGGCAACGACATCGCTCTATAAGGCGTTTGCAATGCTGGAAGAGCGATCTTCGCGTAATGAAGTGGCGATTAAGGAGCATCTTTCCCGGGCGGCTGGTGCTATGGCTGATAAGGTTTGGGTGTGCCGGGAGACAGGTAATATTTATGAGCGCTGGAGCCCGGTTGCGCAGCCGCATGGATCGTTTAATACGATTATTTGGGATATACCGCATGCGCATTATGGACCGGCCCGGTTACTCAATGACAAGGCGCATATGAGCGAAGCTTTGATTGAAGCGCCTGATATTGACGCGGCCTAG
- a CDS encoding rhomboid family intramembrane serine protease, which produces MSTNGNGNNRDKDPDDKKIIKFPSLAERDKMCREQHEEEQRWRKQYRQKSKAAHKANTQPFFKAGNIPPFSRALIASFWIVQLSLYLLISAPDRYEIFQTFGFVPANYTNGAPWPWTAFISPVTHAFIHGSWMHLFFNSVMGVVLCMFFEKIFGARTTAIFFTLCILAGAALYFILSPFSTLPVIGASGGISGLFAAVIYISMTQTGNPLAKRFSKHGPWPILAFWALLIIIPGLLIGQSVAWQAHLGGYLAGISLLIGMKKGRIKL; this is translated from the coding sequence ATGAGCACAAACGGCAATGGCAATAATCGCGATAAAGACCCTGACGATAAAAAAATCATCAAATTCCCTTCCTTAGCCGAGCGGGACAAAATGTGCCGCGAGCAACATGAAGAAGAACAGCGCTGGCGCAAACAATACCGCCAAAAAAGCAAAGCCGCCCACAAAGCAAATACACAGCCTTTTTTCAAAGCCGGCAATATCCCGCCTTTTTCCCGCGCCCTGATCGCCTCATTCTGGATTGTTCAGCTCTCACTCTATCTACTGATCAGCGCCCCAGACCGCTATGAAATTTTCCAGACCTTCGGCTTCGTCCCAGCCAACTACACTAACGGCGCGCCATGGCCATGGACCGCCTTCATAAGTCCCGTCACCCATGCCTTTATCCACGGCAGTTGGATGCATCTGTTTTTTAACAGCGTTATGGGAGTGGTTTTATGCATGTTTTTCGAAAAAATCTTCGGCGCGCGCACCACAGCCATATTTTTCACACTATGCATTTTAGCAGGGGCAGCGCTGTATTTTATACTCAGCCCCTTCTCAACCCTCCCGGTCATCGGAGCATCCGGCGGCATCAGCGGCCTCTTCGCCGCGGTAATTTACATCTCTATGACACAAACCGGCAACCCACTAGCTAAGCGCTTTAGCAAACACGGCCCTTGGCCAATCCTTGCATTTTGGGCGCTCCTGATCATCATTCCGGGCCTGTTGATAGGCCAAAGCGTCGCCTGGCAAGCCCATCTCGGTGGCTATTTAGCCGGCATCAGCCTGCTGATAGGAATGAAAAAAGGAAGAATCAAACTCTAG
- a CDS encoding sulfite exporter TauE/SafE family protein encodes MDVFAEFAVQNWAVLIGGLVVLGALAGFLAGLLGIGGGIVLVPGLLFIFSALGLASESLIHVCVGTSLALIVPNGLMSSRAHWQKGAVDFSLVKPIGVGVLVGVVIGTLIADRLEGVQLQQVFSVVIVCLAAVMAINPARFHFFKTMPPQPWPSIAGSFIGAISSLIGIGGATLSVPFMSLCGVDMRRAIGSAAALGVVIAVPGTFGFILTGLGEPGRPPFSIGYVNMLAWITILPSSLLAVRAGVWAAHKLPLEVMRRVFAGFLVLVALKMGLGL; translated from the coding sequence ATGGATGTTTTTGCAGAATTTGCTGTTCAGAATTGGGCGGTGTTAATTGGTGGTTTGGTTGTTCTTGGTGCACTGGCCGGTTTTTTGGCAGGTTTACTTGGGATTGGCGGTGGTATTGTTTTAGTGCCGGGTCTGTTATTTATATTTTCTGCTTTGGGGCTTGCTTCCGAGAGTTTGATCCATGTTTGTGTGGGAACGTCTTTGGCTCTTATTGTTCCTAATGGTTTGATGTCTTCGCGGGCGCATTGGCAAAAAGGCGCTGTTGATTTTTCTTTGGTTAAGCCTATCGGTGTGGGTGTTTTGGTTGGCGTGGTCATCGGCACTTTGATTGCAGATCGCCTTGAGGGAGTGCAGTTACAGCAGGTATTTTCTGTTGTAATTGTTTGTCTGGCGGCGGTTATGGCGATAAATCCGGCGCGTTTTCACTTTTTTAAAACGATGCCGCCCCAACCCTGGCCCTCTATTGCCGGTAGTTTTATCGGAGCGATTTCATCTTTGATAGGGATTGGCGGCGCTACTCTCAGTGTGCCGTTTATGAGCCTGTGTGGTGTGGATATGCGCCGTGCAATTGGTTCAGCGGCGGCATTGGGCGTTGTGATTGCCGTGCCGGGTACGTTCGGTTTTATCCTGACCGGTTTGGGAGAACCGGGACGGCCGCCGTTTTCGATTGGCTATGTGAATATGTTGGCCTGGATTACGATTTTGCCAAGCTCTTTGTTGGCTGTGCGCGCCGGGGTGTGGGCAGCGCATAAATTGCCGTTAGAGGTGATGCGTAGGGTTTTTGCCGGATTTTTAGTGCTGGTGGCGTTGAAGATGGGACTGGGGTTATGA
- a CDS encoding O-antigen ligase family protein, with product MSAVITHSDTGVIHRLMRVDTRYFQGGMLCLAILIYGAWGSPTPDSPGWLELLIAALLAASVGISGLMGAFIFRTKDPRWKQTGQILLIFGLSVPLLGGLWGGYERGFIIRDLAAFGFMVLPVFLWPLIQVQANMARPFVYAAAALGILFALRASFDVPSLAVGEELFYLANMPSVLFAAVFLGGTAMQIFVRDCTLRAVLVAFALLAFVGVSLWSMIEMQQRASLGVFVLSIVCVYGLCLWRNARRSFVLVCFLVILVVFLWPEVGNVLNDMERKTALVGGNMRVEEWRAVWEEISIHPLSLFFGQGWGATFSSPAVADIRVNYTHGLLSSLLFKTGLVGFSLGGVYLLALARTGLRLFAHAPVLALALAGPILIDVFLYASFKSLDFGLMLALVVSCCFYGDGKVCGVETDADVLYSGKVIKG from the coding sequence ATGAGCGCAGTCATAACCCATAGTGATACAGGGGTTATCCACCGACTTATGCGTGTTGATACCCGTTATTTTCAGGGAGGTATGTTGTGTCTTGCGATTTTGATTTATGGCGCGTGGGGATCTCCAACGCCAGATTCGCCGGGGTGGCTTGAGCTGCTTATTGCTGCGTTGCTGGCTGCCAGTGTAGGAATTTCCGGTCTTATGGGCGCTTTTATATTTAGAACAAAAGATCCGAGGTGGAAGCAGACGGGGCAAATCTTGTTGATCTTTGGTTTGAGTGTGCCATTGCTTGGTGGCTTGTGGGGCGGGTATGAACGTGGATTTATAATTCGGGATCTTGCCGCTTTTGGTTTTATGGTTTTGCCGGTGTTTTTATGGCCTTTAATACAGGTACAAGCGAATATGGCGCGGCCTTTTGTTTATGCTGCTGCGGCGTTAGGAATTTTGTTTGCTTTGCGGGCGAGTTTTGATGTGCCGAGTTTGGCTGTTGGGGAAGAACTATTCTACCTGGCGAATATGCCAAGTGTTTTGTTTGCCGCTGTGTTTTTGGGTGGAACGGCTATGCAGATTTTTGTTCGTGATTGTACTTTGCGCGCCGTTTTGGTGGCGTTTGCACTGTTGGCGTTTGTGGGGGTGAGTTTATGGTCGATGATTGAAATGCAGCAGCGCGCCAGTCTTGGAGTGTTTGTTCTTAGTATAGTTTGTGTTTATGGCTTATGTCTTTGGCGTAATGCGCGACGGAGTTTTGTTCTTGTCTGTTTTTTGGTCATTTTGGTTGTTTTTCTTTGGCCTGAGGTCGGTAACGTGCTTAACGATATGGAGAGGAAAACTGCGTTGGTTGGTGGAAATATGCGCGTCGAAGAATGGCGCGCAGTGTGGGAGGAAATTTCCATTCATCCGCTGAGTTTGTTTTTTGGACAGGGATGGGGTGCGACATTTTCATCTCCAGCAGTGGCCGATATTAGGGTGAATTATACACATGGGCTGCTTTCTAGCCTGTTGTTTAAAACCGGTTTGGTCGGTTTTTCCCTGGGGGGTGTTTACTTGTTGGCTTTGGCGCGTACGGGTCTACGGTTATTTGCTCATGCACCTGTTTTGGCGCTGGCGCTCGCCGGGCCGATTTTGATTGATGTGTTTTTATATGCCAGCTTTAAATCGCTGGATTTTGGTCTTATGTTGGCGTTGGTTGTTTCTTGTTGTTTTTACGGGGATGGAAAGGTGTGCGGCGTTGAAACTGATGCAGACGTGTTGTATTCAGGTAAGGTTATCAAGGGATAA
- a CDS encoding glycosyltransferase family 4 protein yields MRRPSILFLNRVYPPVRGASGRVLRDLARSFAREGWQVTVITTGPKAMSERDGAVRVVRVKGAEKPGGAFGYIWIWMKLLWVALRLPKTHLVVTLTDPPFLAIVGRILQFFKRSHHIHWCQDLYPDVFSALGVKFPEFIMRFLKNRVRAAMKRADKVIVIGRCMARHLNYDGFDPKQITVIPNWVDSELVQPLQDDDCEPVYVTTPESYRSYEEQRKHGPKFRVLYAGNIGRAHPVETILKAAEILNETNPDVEFVFVGDGPRHEIINRKRILMHLENIRLLPYQPVSRLKDLMESGDVHLISMDGQAGGLLVPVKLYSALAAHRPCVFIGPAHSEAAKVIEDFKAGVVCAPGDVQGLAEHIRRYRENSDKWFSDFEGAKAASEVFVPKESINAWIERAWAVVDQDVHV; encoded by the coding sequence ATGCGCAGGCCGTCTATTCTTTTTTTGAACCGAGTGTACCCGCCGGTGCGGGGGGCTTCTGGCCGGGTTTTGCGGGATCTGGCGCGTAGTTTTGCGCGTGAGGGGTGGCAGGTTACGGTGATTACTACGGGTCCGAAAGCCATGAGCGAGCGCGATGGGGCTGTGCGTGTTGTTCGTGTGAAGGGGGCGGAAAAGCCCGGGGGTGCGTTTGGGTATATCTGGATTTGGATGAAGTTATTGTGGGTAGCGTTGCGTTTGCCGAAGACGCACTTAGTCGTGACGCTCACTGATCCGCCATTCTTGGCGATTGTTGGGCGAATTCTGCAGTTTTTCAAAAGGAGCCATCATATTCACTGGTGTCAGGATTTGTATCCGGATGTATTTTCGGCACTGGGGGTAAAGTTTCCTGAGTTCATAATGCGTTTTTTGAAGAACCGGGTACGCGCGGCCATGAAGCGGGCTGATAAAGTTATTGTGATTGGCCGGTGCATGGCAAGGCATTTGAACTATGATGGGTTTGATCCGAAGCAAATTACGGTGATTCCCAACTGGGTAGATTCTGAATTGGTGCAGCCTTTGCAGGATGATGATTGCGAACCTGTATATGTTACTACTCCGGAAAGCTATCGCAGTTATGAAGAGCAGCGAAAACATGGGCCAAAGTTTCGCGTTCTTTATGCAGGGAATATTGGTCGTGCGCATCCGGTTGAGACGATTTTGAAGGCGGCGGAAATTTTGAATGAAACCAATCCTGATGTGGAGTTTGTTTTTGTCGGGGACGGGCCGCGCCATGAGATAATTAACCGTAAGCGTATACTTATGCATTTGGAGAATATTCGTTTATTGCCGTATCAACCTGTGAGCCGTTTGAAAGATTTGATGGAAAGTGGTGATGTGCATTTGATCTCTATGGATGGGCAGGCTGGGGGATTGCTTGTTCCGGTGAAATTGTATTCGGCGTTGGCGGCACATAGGCCGTGTGTGTTTATCGGGCCGGCTCATTCGGAAGCGGCAAAAGTTATTGAGGACTTTAAGGCTGGGGTGGTTTGCGCTCCCGGCGATGTACAAGGGCTTGCCGAACATATTCGACGCTATCGGGAAAATAGTGATAAATGGTTTTCAGATTTTGAAGGGGCCAAGGCTGCATCTGAGGTTTTTGTGCCTAAAGAATCCATTAATGCCTGGATTGAAAGGGCCTGGGCTGTGGTTGATCAGGATGTTCATGTATGA
- a CDS encoding glycosyltransferase family 2 protein: MGNPPVSVIITTKNEERRIGACLEVLSRFDDVWVVDSDSSDQTQQIARKAGARIKNYVWDGCYPKKRQWCLENLALKYEWVFFVDADEIVPRGLVDEIAGLDWCAAGYFVKGLYEFEGRFLHHGLCNNKLALLDRRKVEFPVVDDLDIEGMGEIEGHYQPVLKNGFENEDIGQTETPLLHYAYDDLQSWEERHHRYARWEAGMNAKGAWPVDPRPVRQFAKEAFRNVPFRGVVAFVHCYIFKLGFLDGAAGYRFARSRARYYRMISDASKAMVQPCAESKEQPGRL, translated from the coding sequence ATGGGAAACCCTCCTGTTAGCGTTATTATTACTACCAAAAATGAAGAGCGCCGTATTGGCGCATGTTTAGAGGTGCTTTCGCGTTTTGATGATGTCTGGGTTGTGGATTCTGATAGCAGCGATCAAACGCAGCAGATTGCGCGCAAGGCCGGAGCGAGGATTAAGAATTATGTCTGGGACGGATGTTATCCAAAAAAGCGCCAATGGTGTCTGGAGAATTTGGCGCTTAAATATGAGTGGGTGTTTTTCGTAGACGCGGATGAAATTGTGCCGCGCGGGCTGGTTGATGAAATTGCCGGGCTTGATTGGTGCGCGGCCGGATATTTTGTGAAGGGACTTTATGAGTTTGAGGGGAGGTTTCTTCACCACGGGCTTTGTAATAACAAGCTGGCCCTGCTGGATCGGCGCAAGGTTGAATTTCCGGTTGTTGACGATCTGGATATTGAGGGAATGGGTGAGATAGAGGGGCATTATCAACCTGTGCTTAAGAATGGGTTTGAGAATGAAGATATTGGGCAGACCGAAACGCCTTTGTTGCATTATGCCTATGATGATTTGCAAAGTTGGGAGGAACGTCACCATCGTTATGCGCGCTGGGAGGCGGGGATGAATGCGAAGGGTGCGTGGCCTGTGGATCCGCGCCCGGTGCGTCAATTCGCCAAGGAAGCGTTTCGCAACGTCCCGTTTCGCGGCGTAGTTGCGTTTGTACATTGTTATATTTTTAAGCTTGGTTTTCTGGATGGGGCGGCGGGGTATCGTTTCGCGCGGTCGCGGGCGCGTTATTATCGGATGATTTCAGATGCCAGTAAAGCGATGGTACAACCCTGCGCAGAGTCCAAAGAGCAGCCTGGGCGCTTGTAA